A DNA window from Bradyrhizobium barranii subsp. barranii contains the following coding sequences:
- a CDS encoding tetratricopeptide repeat protein, producing MRSQNLIRLSGAVALCALSLGAAHAATGGEPAAVVQVDVAPCLAAAAAADDMDKAGPACASVIDNEKTAKVDLVKALVARGALYARHDQVDRAIADDSRALQLDPTLADLFNARGELWLKKGDKPKAVQDFGAALKIDPNHERAKANHKAMARELERIGAQMAVAGKPSFNCKSATRAVEKAICANRELADLDREIFASNARVIREARNPAEAKALQREQDEFIARRNAGFGRPGYDLKKTMQERLQRINGVDGY from the coding sequence ATGCGTTCTCAAAATCTCATTCGATTGTCCGGTGCGGTGGCGCTCTGTGCGCTTTCGCTTGGGGCGGCCCATGCCGCGACCGGCGGCGAGCCCGCCGCCGTCGTGCAGGTCGATGTCGCGCCGTGCCTCGCTGCTGCTGCTGCCGCCGACGACATGGACAAGGCCGGCCCCGCCTGCGCGTCCGTCATCGACAACGAGAAGACGGCCAAGGTGGACCTGGTCAAGGCGCTGGTCGCGCGCGGCGCGCTTTATGCGCGGCATGATCAGGTCGACCGCGCGATCGCCGACGACAGCCGTGCTCTTCAGCTCGATCCGACCCTGGCCGACCTCTTCAACGCCCGCGGCGAGCTCTGGCTGAAGAAGGGCGACAAGCCGAAGGCGGTGCAGGATTTCGGCGCCGCGCTGAAGATCGATCCGAACCACGAGAGGGCCAAGGCCAATCACAAGGCGATGGCGCGCGAGCTCGAGCGGATCGGCGCGCAGATGGCTGTGGCTGGCAAGCCAAGCTTCAATTGCAAGAGTGCGACCCGGGCGGTCGAGAAGGCGATCTGCGCCAACCGCGAGCTCGCCGATCTCGATCGGGAGATTTTTGCATCGAATGCCCGCGTGATCCGGGAGGCGCGCAATCCTGCGGAAGCCAAGGCGCTTCAGCGCGAGCAGGACGAGTTCATTGCCCGCCGCAATGCCGGATTTGGCCGGCCGGGCTACGATCTGAAGAAGACGATGCAGGAGCGGCTGCAGCGGATCAACGGGGTGGACGGGTATTGA
- a CDS encoding DUF1850 domain-containing protein encodes MAAASARRRRSRVSLCLATAGVVKALALSAFTLVWTHSIAKVEWQEDWRVTPAGLELVQARVKGTGPGMEPPPEARLVDGWFQWQPQRAPMQEVVLGNSGAAGEWRLCHDGSCRTLSEIVGHPIGANVTTMKVCNDP; translated from the coding sequence ATGGCGGCAGCGTCCGCCCGCCGTCGTCGAAGCCGCGTGAGCCTCTGCCTCGCAACAGCTGGAGTCGTGAAAGCGCTGGCGCTTTCCGCCTTCACGCTGGTGTGGACGCATTCGATCGCGAAGGTGGAGTGGCAGGAAGACTGGCGCGTCACCCCCGCCGGCCTCGAGCTGGTGCAGGCCCGCGTCAAGGGCACCGGTCCCGGCATGGAGCCGCCGCCCGAGGCGCGGCTCGTCGACGGCTGGTTTCAATGGCAGCCGCAGCGTGCGCCGATGCAGGAGGTCGTGCTTGGCAATTCCGGCGCGGCCGGGGAATGGCGGCTATGCCATGATGGAAGCTGCCGGACTCTTTCGGAGATTGTCGGGCATCCCATCGGTGCTAACGTCACCACGATGAAGGTCTGTAACGATCCGTAG
- a CDS encoding TRAP transporter permease, with the protein MLQAEGSAGPIKVEFDNFEHGFPEGFGPGWWGTLAYWIGIAFATFQLYVAAFNYLPSQVVRGVHVGFLVLLTFGLIANFTAKSDVGRTLGWVIGGAGFFCGLYQWIFYADLIARDGDPTRLDLAVGTLLAVLIFEGTRRLMGAALPLMCGACLLYCFFGQYLPSPLNHRGYDFDQIVTHLSFGTEGFYGVPIYVSATYIFLFILFGSFLERAGMIQLFTDVSLGLFGRTRGGPAKVAVFASGMMGTISGSGVANVVTVGQFTIPLMIRFGYRRAFAAGVEATASMGGQIMPPVMGAVAFIMAETLGVQYSEIVKAAAIPAILYFASAFWMVHLEAGKHGLVGMKRSEIPSAWKALVTRWYLVLPLAALVYMLFEGFTPLYAGSMGLALTVTLILGASITAGASSMVVRSIFWIGLALVVGALSRDGLQIVPVASVVVGLIVITAFVRGGFAALRECRNALAESAKSAITVGMACAIVGVIIGMMSQTGVGTIFGSWVIGLGEKSLFLALIMTMLLSILLGTGIPTIPTYIITAALAAPALAKLGVPLIASHMFAFYYGIMADLSPPVALAALAAAPIAKENPDKIGWEAMRIALAGYVIPFIFVYSPALMLQTGDPMAAKLGFYGAVALATFKALVAIGLFGMVAIGFLFTRMTLLERVLALGAALCLLGDFAFSDTAGFVLSAALLLWQWRQRPPAVVEAA; encoded by the coding sequence ATGTTGCAGGCAGAGGGCTCCGCAGGGCCTATCAAGGTTGAATTCGACAATTTCGAGCACGGTTTTCCGGAAGGTTTTGGTCCGGGCTGGTGGGGCACGCTCGCCTACTGGATCGGCATCGCCTTCGCCACCTTCCAGCTCTATGTCGCCGCCTTCAACTATCTGCCGAGCCAGGTGGTGCGCGGCGTCCATGTCGGCTTCCTCGTTCTCCTCACCTTCGGCCTGATCGCCAACTTTACCGCGAAGAGCGATGTCGGCCGTACGCTCGGCTGGGTGATCGGCGGCGCCGGCTTCTTCTGCGGCCTCTATCAATGGATCTTCTATGCCGACCTGATTGCGCGCGACGGCGATCCGACACGGCTCGATCTAGCGGTCGGCACGCTGCTCGCGGTGCTGATCTTCGAGGGCACGCGGCGCCTGATGGGCGCGGCGCTGCCGCTGATGTGCGGCGCGTGTCTTCTCTACTGTTTCTTCGGGCAGTACCTTCCGTCGCCGCTCAACCATCGCGGCTATGATTTCGACCAGATCGTCACGCATCTGTCGTTCGGCACCGAAGGTTTTTACGGCGTGCCGATCTACGTCTCGGCGACCTACATCTTCCTGTTCATCCTGTTCGGCTCGTTCCTGGAGCGCGCCGGCATGATCCAGCTGTTCACCGACGTTTCTCTTGGGCTATTTGGCAGGACCCGCGGCGGCCCCGCCAAGGTCGCGGTGTTCGCCTCGGGCATGATGGGCACGATCTCCGGCTCCGGCGTCGCCAACGTCGTCACCGTCGGCCAGTTCACGATTCCGCTGATGATCAGGTTCGGCTATCGCCGCGCCTTTGCGGCGGGCGTCGAGGCGACGGCCTCGATGGGCGGCCAGATCATGCCGCCGGTGATGGGCGCGGTCGCCTTCATCATGGCGGAGACGCTCGGCGTCCAGTACTCGGAAATCGTCAAGGCGGCGGCGATCCCCGCCATCCTCTATTTCGCTTCAGCGTTCTGGATGGTGCATCTGGAAGCCGGCAAGCACGGTCTCGTCGGCATGAAGCGCTCGGAGATCCCGAGCGCCTGGAAGGCGCTGGTGACGCGCTGGTACCTCGTGCTGCCGCTCGCCGCGCTCGTCTACATGCTGTTCGAGGGCTTTACGCCGCTCTATGCTGGCAGCATGGGCCTTGCGCTCACGGTGACGCTGATCCTGGGCGCCAGCATCACGGCCGGCGCCTCCTCGATGGTCGTCCGCTCCATCTTCTGGATCGGACTTGCGCTCGTCGTCGGCGCGCTGTCGCGCGACGGTCTCCAGATCGTGCCGGTCGCGAGCGTCGTCGTCGGGCTTATCGTGATCACGGCGTTCGTGCGCGGCGGGTTCGCGGCCTTGCGCGAATGCCGCAATGCGCTGGCCGAGAGTGCGAAGTCGGCGATCACGGTGGGTATGGCCTGCGCCATCGTCGGCGTCATCATCGGCATGATGTCGCAGACCGGCGTCGGCACCATTTTTGGCAGCTGGGTGATCGGTCTCGGCGAGAAGAGCCTGTTCCTGGCGCTGATCATGACCATGCTGCTGTCGATCCTGCTCGGCACCGGCATTCCGACCATCCCGACCTACATCATCACCGCCGCGCTCGCTGCGCCCGCGCTGGCGAAGCTCGGCGTGCCCTTGATCGCGAGCCACATGTTCGCGTTCTATTACGGCATCATGGCCGACCTCTCGCCGCCGGTGGCACTCGCCGCATTGGCGGCGGCACCGATCGCGAAGGAGAATCCGGACAAGATCGGCTGGGAGGCGATGCGTATCGCGCTGGCGGGTTATGTCATCCCCTTCATCTTCGTCTATTCGCCGGCGCTGATGCTGCAGACCGGCGATCCCATGGCGGCCAAGCTCGGCTTCTATGGTGCGGTGGCGCTCGCGACCTTCAAGGCGCTGGTGGCGATTGGCCTGTTCGGCATGGTCGCGATCGGCTTCCTGTTCACGCGCATGACGCTGCTCGAACGCGTGCTCGCGCTCGGAGCCGCGCTGTGCCTGCTCGGCGATTTCGCCTTCAGCGATACCGCCGGCTTCGTGCTTTCCGCCGCGCTGTTGCTGTGGCAATGGCGGCAGCGTCCGCCCGCCGTCGTCGAAGCCGCGTGA
- a CDS encoding SDR family NAD(P)-dependent oxidoreductase: protein MDRLKGKVAMVVGAGSIGPGWGNGKATAVTFAREGAQVFCVDRNGAAAEETAKIITGEGGNATAFTADVSRASEIEAMVATCLKAHGRIDVLDNNAGIAEMGSVVDLAEESWDRVFTVNLKSAYLAMKQVIPVMVKQGGGSIINISSIASIRHVGISYVSYNASKAAMNQLTRSTAVEFAKNHVRVNAILPGLMKTPMVEHSAGLANSYAKGDVEAMWRARDAQVPMGHMGEAWDVANAALFLASDESKYVTGIELVVDGGITCKAGA, encoded by the coding sequence ATGGATCGGCTCAAGGGCAAGGTTGCGATGGTGGTGGGCGCCGGCTCGATCGGGCCCGGCTGGGGCAACGGCAAGGCGACCGCGGTGACCTTTGCGCGCGAGGGCGCGCAGGTGTTTTGCGTCGATCGCAACGGTGCTGCAGCCGAGGAGACCGCGAAGATCATCACGGGTGAGGGCGGCAATGCGACTGCCTTCACCGCGGACGTCTCGCGCGCGAGCGAGATTGAGGCGATGGTGGCGACTTGCCTGAAGGCCCATGGCCGCATCGACGTGCTCGACAATAATGCCGGCATCGCCGAGATGGGCAGCGTGGTTGACCTCGCCGAAGAGAGCTGGGACCGCGTCTTCACCGTCAACCTCAAGAGCGCCTATCTCGCCATGAAGCAGGTCATCCCCGTGATGGTGAAGCAGGGCGGCGGCTCGATCATCAACATCTCCTCGATCGCCTCGATTCGCCATGTCGGGATTTCCTATGTCAGCTACAACGCCAGCAAAGCGGCGATGAACCAGTTGACGCGCTCCACCGCGGTCGAGTTCGCGAAGAACCATGTGCGGGTGAATGCAATCCTGCCCGGCCTGATGAAGACGCCGATGGTGGAGCATTCCGCGGGTCTCGCGAACAGCTACGCCAAGGGCGACGTCGAAGCGATGTGGCGCGCCCGCGATGCGCAGGTGCCGATGGGGCACATGGGCGAGGCCTGGGACGTCGCCAATGCCGCGCTGTTCCTGGCGTCGGACGAGTCGAAATATGTGACGGGGATCGAGCTGGTGGTGGACGGCGGGATCACGTGCAAGGCGGGGGCTTAA
- a CDS encoding cation:proton antiporter, with amino-acid sequence MAQPKSVSGINVSTFEWITVLLLGAVALSALARRIKVPYPTFLAIGGALIAFVPNSPSWTLEPDLALALFVAPVLMDAAFDTSLRDLRNNWVPVSTLVVAAVGLTTVGVAFVAHRLMPDMPWAAAIALGAIVAPPDAAAAVAILSQVKLPYRMVKVLEGESLLNDASALLIYRIAVGAVVMEHLKWSEVAPTIALGLVGSVLAGLLAGRIIPLFLERVKEAPSAIIVQFATTFMVWIAAEHLGLSGILTIVVYAITVARTAGARMPARLRVPSYAVWETMVFVLNVLAFMLIGMQMRPIWTRLDAEVRWEYCVAAAWILLTVVLVRLAWITFYRATLRVLIAHGLYHPKDPKQVASPKGGLIISWCGMRGLVTLATAFALPENFPYRDFIVFIAFAVVLGSLVIQGLTLRPLILAFGLKDDDPVGIEVARARAVAYRAALDAIEDDPSEEAEILRLEYRAILMQADDDPHGGIANGELPADPLRRRAIEAARKSILGLRDTEVIGDDAFHRIEEELDRAELSAGG; translated from the coding sequence GTGGCACAGCCAAAATCGGTTTCGGGGATCAACGTGTCGACATTCGAATGGATCACCGTGCTTCTGCTCGGCGCCGTTGCATTATCGGCGCTGGCGCGGCGGATCAAGGTCCCCTACCCGACCTTTCTCGCCATCGGCGGCGCGCTGATCGCGTTCGTGCCGAACAGCCCCTCCTGGACGCTCGAACCCGACCTGGCCTTGGCACTTTTTGTCGCACCGGTGCTGATGGATGCCGCCTTCGACACCTCGCTGCGCGATCTCCGCAACAACTGGGTTCCGGTCTCGACCCTGGTGGTCGCCGCGGTCGGCCTGACCACGGTCGGCGTGGCCTTCGTCGCGCACCGGCTGATGCCTGACATGCCCTGGGCCGCCGCCATTGCGCTCGGCGCCATCGTGGCCCCGCCGGATGCCGCGGCAGCGGTTGCAATCCTGAGCCAGGTCAAGCTGCCCTATCGCATGGTGAAGGTCCTGGAAGGCGAGAGCCTGCTCAACGACGCCAGCGCGCTCCTGATCTATCGCATCGCGGTCGGCGCCGTCGTCATGGAGCATCTGAAATGGAGCGAGGTCGCGCCGACGATTGCACTCGGGCTGGTCGGCAGCGTCCTCGCCGGTCTTTTGGCCGGGCGCATCATCCCGCTGTTCCTGGAACGCGTGAAGGAAGCGCCGAGCGCGATCATCGTGCAGTTCGCCACCACCTTCATGGTCTGGATCGCAGCCGAGCATCTCGGCCTCTCCGGCATCCTCACCATCGTCGTCTACGCCATCACCGTCGCGCGCACGGCGGGGGCGCGCATGCCGGCGCGGTTGCGGGTGCCGTCCTATGCGGTCTGGGAGACGATGGTGTTCGTGCTCAACGTGCTCGCCTTCATGCTGATCGGCATGCAGATGCGGCCGATCTGGACGCGGTTGGACGCGGAGGTGCGCTGGGAATATTGCGTGGCCGCAGCCTGGATCCTGCTCACGGTGGTCCTGGTGCGGCTTGCCTGGATCACGTTCTACCGCGCGACGCTGCGCGTCCTGATCGCGCACGGGCTCTATCACCCGAAAGATCCCAAGCAGGTCGCCTCGCCGAAGGGCGGCCTCATCATCTCCTGGTGCGGCATGCGCGGTCTCGTCACGCTCGCCACCGCCTTCGCCCTGCCGGAAAACTTCCCCTACCGCGACTTCATCGTCTTCATCGCCTTTGCGGTGGTGCTGGGCTCGCTGGTCATCCAGGGCCTGACGCTGCGGCCGCTGATCCTCGCCTTCGGCCTCAAGGACGACGATCCCGTCGGTATCGAGGTCGCGCGCGCCCGCGCAGTCGCCTATCGCGCCGCGCTCGATGCGATCGAGGACGATCCGTCGGAGGAAGCGGAAATCCTGCGGCTCGAATACCGCGCCATCCTGATGCAGGCCGACGACGACCCGCACGGCGGCATCGCCAACGGCGAGTTGCCCGCCGATCCGCTGCGCCGCCGCGCCATCGAGGCCGCGCGCAAATCGATCCTCGGCCTTCGCGATACCGAGGTGATCGGCGACGACGCGTTTCACCGGATCGAGGAAGAGCTCGATCGCGCAGAATTGAGCGCCGGCGGTTAA